The Bacteroidota bacterium sequence CCAGGGGACGCCGAGCGCTTCGTGGAGGTAGGCCTCGATGAGCCGGTGGTGGCGGATGACTTCGAGCGCAATCTTCCGTCCGGCCTCGCTCAGCCTCACCCCGCGGTAAGGCTCATGCGTCACGAGGTTCATCTCGGCCAGCTTCTTGACCATCCCGGTGACCGACGCCGCGGTCACGCCGAGCCGCTCGGCGAGGGCCGAGGTGGCGACGGCCGCGCCGCGCCCGAGGTCGTAGATCGCCTTGAGGTAGTCCTCGACGGCCTGGGTGTGTGGAGACATGACAGATAATTAGGATGCACACCAAGATACTCTTGACAGGAACCAGAGTTTGTTTTAGGTTGTCCTAAAATCATGATTCGCCGAACACTCATACTGCTCCTGCTCGCCGTAGCGGCTTCGGCCCAGCCCGAACCGCAGGCCGACCTGCCGTGGACGACTCTGCCGGGGGCGTTCGCGGACGCCGCCGCGACCGACCGCCCCATCGTGGTCTACGCGCACGCCGACTGGTGCGCGCCGTGCCACCGGATCGAGCAGACCACGTTCGCCGCTGCCGCCGTGCGCGCGCGCTTCGAGCGGTTCGTACTCGCCCGGCTTGACCTCGACGACCGCGACAGCAAGCAGCAGGTAGGCCCCTACCGGCTCAGCCCGGCCGCGTGGGCTGGGCGGCTCGGCGTCGAGGCCCCGCCGTCGCTCGTCCTGCTCGCGCCCGACGGGGCCGTGCTCGGCCGCGTCACGGGCTTCCTCGAACCCGACGCTCTCCTACCTATTCTCGACGCGGCCCTCTCGGACGCGCAATCGTAGCCCAGACGGCACCCAGCCATGCTCCATAGACACCTCCCGGCTCTCCTGTTTCTCCTCGCCGTCCCGCTCGCTGCGCAGCCGGCCGTCGAAGGCCGCGTCACGTCGGGTGGCGAGCCAGTGGTGCTCGCCACGGTTCAGGTCGCTGGCACGGTCCTCGGCACCGCCGCCGACGCCGATGGGCGCTTCCGGCTTACCCTCCCTGCGGCCGGAACGTACACACTCTCCGTTTCTGCTGTCGGGTTCGAGCCTGCCGAGGAAGCGGTGACCGTCGTCACCGGCGATACGGCGCAGCTCGACGTCGTGCTGGAGGCGGCGACGTACGAGGCGGGCGCAGTCGTGGTGACCGGGACGATGCAGGAGGTCGGCCTGCGCGAGTCGCCGGTGCGCGTCGAGGTGCTGCCGGCGCGCTTTCTGGAGACGGTCCCGTCGGCCAACGTGATGGACGCCGTCGAGCGCGTCAACGGGCTCTACCAGCAGATCGACTGCGGCGTCTGCTACACCAACAACATCCGCATCAACGGCATCGAGGGGCCGAACACGGCGGTCCTGATCGACGGGATGCCGGTCATGTCGAGCCTCGCGACGGTCTACGGGCTGAACGGGATTTCGCCGATGCTCATCAGGCAGGTCGAGGTCGTCAAGGGGCCGATGTCCACGCTCTACGGCTCCGAGGCGCTCGGCGGCGTGATCAACATCATCACGAAGGACCCGCGCACCGCACCGCGGCTCTCCGTCAATGCCTTCGGGACGACCCACACCGAGCTGGCTGGCGAGTTCGCGGTCGTCCCGACGCGGGGCCGCCTCGCGACGCTCGTCAGCGGCACCGTCCAGCACGCGCCCGAGTTCCACGACAACAACGGCGATGGCTTCTCCGACCGCGTGCTCGACACCCGTCTCGCACTGTTCGGCAAGGCGAACCTCGCCGACGCCAGCGGCTTCGAGAAGGCCAGCCTCGCGGCGAAGGTGTACTACGAGGACCGCGCGAACGGCGTCGAGGCGTTCCTTGCCGATCCCGACGGGCTGCGCGGCTCCTCCGATATCTACGGCGAGAGCATTCGCACAAACCGGTTCGAGGTCCTCGGCCTCGTCAAGCTCCGCCCGGACCTCACGCTCCAGGCCGCGACGAGCGGGCACTGGCAGGACTCGTTCTACGGCGACGAGGGGTACAGGGCGCGCCAGTTCAACGCGTTCTCCCAGGCGCTCTGGACGCCCGACCTGTCCAGCACTGTCTTCGGCAGCCACGACGTCCTCGCCGGGGCTACGCTCCGCTTCGACCGCTACGACGACGAGTCCGGCGCGACGGGCGTCTTCGACGACGCCGGCATCCTCCTCGAAAACCAGCCGGACGACCGGTTCATCCCCGGCGTGTTCGTGCAGGACGAGGTGCCCGTCGGGGCCAACGTCCGCGTCCTCGGCGGGCTGCGCGTAGACTACCAGAGCGAGCACGGCTTCATCCCGTCGCCGCGGGCTGCGATGAAATGGTCGCCCGGGCGCTACACGACGGCGCGGCTCAACGCCGGCACCGGCTTCCGGGTGGTCAACCTCTTCACCGAGGACCACGCCGCCTACACCGGCGGACGGGCAACGGTCATCCTCGAAAACCTCGACCCGGAGCGGAGTGTCAGCGCGACAGCGAGCCTCCAGCAGATTCTCCCGCTCGGCACCAGCCCGCTCACGCTCGACCTCGACGCGTTCTGGACGCAGTTCTCGAACAAGATCGAGCCGGACTACTCGGTGCCGGGCGAGATCCGCTACGCCAACCTCGACGGCAGCGCGACGACGCGCGGCCTCGCACTTCAGGCGCAGCAGGCGCTCTTCGGCACGCGTCTCCGCTACACGCTCGGCCTGACGCTCCTCGACGTGTTCGTGGAGGAGGGCGGCACCACCCGCCCGCTGGAGTTTGCCGCCGAGGTCCAGGGCACGGCAACGCTGACGTGGGACGCGCCCGCCGCCTTCACCGTCGACTACACCGCCCGCCTCACGGGTCCGATGCGCCTGCCGGACTACGCCCCGGAGACGCGCATCGCCTACGAAGCCGCCACCGGCGAGCCGCTACGCTCCGAGTCGCCGACCTACACCGTCCACGACCTCCAGCTCACCCGCGACCTCACACTCTCCAACGGCACACTCGGGCAACTCTACGTCGCCGTGCGCAACGTCTTCGACTACCGGCAGCCCAGCCCGCTCGTCGGCTACTACGACGGCACCCCCGGCTTCGGCGACACCTTCGACACGGCCTACGTCTACGGCCCCATCGAGGGCCGCCACCTCGGTGCCGGCCTCCGCATCACCCTACCCTGAGATGCCTGCCGATCCTGCCTCGGCCTCGCGGGTCCCGACCGGCCACCTCGGCGCGGTCGAGGAGACGCTGATGATCCCGCTCGTCGGGCGGGCGATGGAGATGGATCGCTCCCGGCCGGTCCTGCGCGACCCGAAGGCGCAGGCCATCGTCGCCGCGCTCGACTACGACTTCGCCAAGTTCGACGGGCCGAGCGCACGGGGGGCCGTCCTGCGGACGCGGATCTACGACCGGATCGTCGAGCGCTGGATGGCGGCGCACCCCGGCGGAACGGTCGTCGAGATCGGGTGTGGGCTCAACACGCGCTTCGAGCGGGTCGACGACGGGCGCGTCCGCTGGCGCGACCTCGACGTGCCCGACGTGATCGCGCTCTGGCACCGGTTCTTCGACGAGACCGAGCGGCGGCGGGCGATTGCCTCGTCGGCGTTCGAGACCGAATGGATGGACGCGCTCGCAGCCGAGACCGACGGGCCGGTGCTGTTCGCGAGCGAGGCGAGCACGCTCTTCGTCCCCGCCGAGACCAACCAAAAACTCTACGCGGACCTCGCCGCGCGCTTCCCCGGCGCGCACGTCTTCTTCGACACGGCAACGCGCTATTTCGCCGAACGCCAGGACGGGCGCGACGCGTTCCGCCACTGCACCGCACGCGTCACATGGACGGTCGAGGAGGTGTCCGAACTCGAAGCGTGGGGGCTGCAGGTCGAGGAGTCGTTCCCGCTGTTCCGGCCGAGCCGGTGGCTGCGCGGCGAGGTCCCGCGCCTCTACCGCGTGATGGGGGCCGTGGCGTCCGTCGTGAAGCCCGCGTTCGTCCGGCAGT is a genomic window containing:
- a CDS encoding TonB-dependent receptor, which codes for MLHRHLPALLFLLAVPLAAQPAVEGRVTSGGEPVVLATVQVAGTVLGTAADADGRFRLTLPAAGTYTLSVSAVGFEPAEEAVTVVTGDTAQLDVVLEAATYEAGAVVVTGTMQEVGLRESPVRVEVLPARFLETVPSANVMDAVERVNGLYQQIDCGVCYTNNIRINGIEGPNTAVLIDGMPVMSSLATVYGLNGISPMLIRQVEVVKGPMSTLYGSEALGGVINIITKDPRTAPRLSVNAFGTTHTELAGEFAVVPTRGRLATLVSGTVQHAPEFHDNNGDGFSDRVLDTRLALFGKANLADASGFEKASLAAKVYYEDRANGVEAFLADPDGLRGSSDIYGESIRTNRFEVLGLVKLRPDLTLQAATSGHWQDSFYGDEGYRARQFNAFSQALWTPDLSSTVFGSHDVLAGATLRFDRYDDESGATGVFDDAGILLENQPDDRFIPGVFVQDEVPVGANVRVLGGLRVDYQSEHGFIPSPRAAMKWSPGRYTTARLNAGTGFRVVNLFTEDHAAYTGGRATVILENLDPERSVSATASLQQILPLGTSPLTLDLDAFWTQFSNKIEPDYSVPGEIRYANLDGSATTRGLALQAQQALFGTRLRYTLGLTLLDVFVEEGGTTRPLEFAAEVQGTATLTWDAPAAFTVDYTARLTGPMRLPDYAPETRIAYEAATGEPLRSESPTYTVHDLQLTRDLTLSNGTLGQLYVAVRNVFDYRQPSPLVGYYDGTPGFGDTFDTAYVYGPIEGRHLGAGLRITLP
- a CDS encoding class I SAM-dependent methyltransferase, which produces MPADPASASRVPTGHLGAVEETLMIPLVGRAMEMDRSRPVLRDPKAQAIVAALDYDFAKFDGPSARGAVLRTRIYDRIVERWMAAHPGGTVVEIGCGLNTRFERVDDGRVRWRDLDVPDVIALWHRFFDETERRRAIASSAFETEWMDALAAETDGPVLFASEASTLFVPAETNQKLYADLAARFPGAHVFFDTATRYFAERQDGRDAFRHCTARVTWTVEEVSELEAWGLQVEESFPLFRPSRWLRGEVPRLYRVMGAVASVVKPAFVRQYRLTLAQLPGTVTVR
- a CDS encoding thioredoxin family protein; protein product: MIRRTLILLLLAVAASAQPEPQADLPWTTLPGAFADAAATDRPIVVYAHADWCAPCHRIEQTTFAAAAVRARFERFVLARLDLDDRDSKQQVGPYRLSPAAWAGRLGVEAPPSLVLLAPDGAVLGRVTGFLEPDALLPILDAALSDAQS